From the genome of Pseudomonas sp. Teo4, one region includes:
- a CDS encoding ion transporter yields MTTPSSLREQLYIIVFQTDTKAGRRFDKILLLIILASLVTVILDSIDEVHQGYAGLLAIIEWGFTAIFLAEYITRLYCSPKPMRYAFSFYGLVDLLAIVPGIIALYYSDAQYLLIIRVIRMLRIFRVLKLSPYLKQAHYLMEALRGSKQKIIVFLVSVSTLVTVFGTLMYVIEGPEHGFTSIPKGIYWAIVTLTTVGFGDIVPKTPLGQVLSSLVMITGYSIIAVPTGIFTAELANAMRGEQLQHDCPTCSKKSHEHGAAFCSRCGNVLFPKQ; encoded by the coding sequence ATGACTACCCCTTCGAGCTTGCGCGAGCAGCTCTACATCATCGTCTTCCAGACCGACACCAAGGCTGGAAGACGCTTCGACAAGATCCTCCTGCTGATCATCCTCGCCAGCCTGGTCACGGTAATCCTCGACAGCATCGACGAGGTGCACCAAGGCTACGCCGGCCTGCTCGCCATCATCGAATGGGGCTTCACGGCGATCTTCCTGGCCGAGTACATCACCCGCCTGTACTGCTCGCCCAAGCCCATGCGCTACGCCTTCAGCTTCTACGGCCTGGTCGACCTGCTGGCGATCGTGCCGGGGATCATCGCGCTGTACTACAGCGATGCGCAGTACCTGCTGATCATCCGGGTGATCCGGATGCTGCGGATATTCCGCGTGCTCAAGCTCAGCCCCTACCTGAAGCAGGCCCATTACCTGATGGAGGCGCTGCGCGGCAGCAAGCAGAAGATCATCGTGTTTCTGGTCAGCGTGTCGACCCTGGTTACGGTGTTCGGCACCTTGATGTACGTGATCGAAGGCCCGGAGCATGGCTTCACCAGCATTCCCAAGGGCATCTACTGGGCCATCGTTACCCTGACCACCGTGGGCTTCGGCGATATCGTGCCGAAAACCCCGCTGGGCCAGGTGCTGTCGTCGCTGGTGATGATTACCGGTTACTCGATCATCGCCGTGCCAACCGGGATTTTCACTGCCGAGCTGGCCAATGCCATGCGCGGGGAGCAGTTGCAGCACGACTGCCCGACCTGCAGCAAGAAAAGCCATGAGCATGGGGCGGCGTTCTGCTCCAGGTGTGGGAATGTGTTGTTTCCCAAACAATAG
- a CDS encoding sulfate ABC transporter substrate-binding protein has product MKKLFSASLLAAGLALGNLAQAAPTLLNVSYDVMRDFYKDYNPAFQKHWEAEHKEKVNVQMSFGGSSKQARAVIDGLPADVITMNMATDINALADNGKLVPDNWVTRLPNNSAPFTSATVFIVRKGNPKALKDWPDLLKDGVQVIVPNPKTSGNGRYTYLSAWGYVLKQGGDEAKARDFVGKLFKQAPVLDTGGRAATTTFMTNQIGDVLVTFENEAEMIAREFGRDQFEVVYPSVSAEAEPPVSVVDKVVAKKGTQAAAEEYLKYLWSPAAQEIAAQNYLRPRDPAVLAKYTDRFPKVDFLSVEKTFGDWRTVQKTHFNDGGVFDQIYSGQ; this is encoded by the coding sequence GTGAAGAAACTCTTCAGCGCCTCGCTGCTCGCCGCAGGCCTGGCCCTCGGCAACCTCGCCCAAGCCGCCCCCACCCTGCTCAACGTTTCCTACGACGTGATGCGCGACTTCTACAAGGACTACAACCCAGCGTTCCAGAAGCACTGGGAAGCCGAGCACAAAGAAAAGGTCAATGTACAAATGTCGTTCGGCGGCTCCAGCAAGCAGGCGCGTGCCGTGATCGATGGCCTGCCAGCCGATGTCATCACCATGAACATGGCCACCGACATCAACGCCCTGGCCGACAACGGCAAACTGGTACCGGACAACTGGGTGACCCGCCTGCCGAACAACAGCGCGCCGTTCACCTCGGCCACCGTGTTCATCGTGCGCAAGGGCAACCCGAAGGCCCTGAAAGACTGGCCAGACTTGCTCAAGGACGGCGTGCAGGTGATCGTGCCCAACCCCAAGACCTCGGGTAACGGCCGCTACACCTACCTGTCAGCGTGGGGTTATGTGCTCAAACAAGGCGGTGATGAAGCCAAGGCCCGCGATTTCGTCGGCAAGCTGTTCAAGCAGGCACCCGTGCTCGACACCGGTGGACGCGCCGCCACCACCACCTTCATGACCAACCAGATTGGCGACGTGCTGGTGACCTTCGAGAACGAAGCCGAGATGATCGCCCGCGAGTTCGGCCGCGACCAGTTCGAAGTGGTTTACCCAAGCGTGTCAGCCGAAGCCGAGCCACCTGTCAGCGTGGTCGACAAGGTGGTGGCGAAAAAAGGTACCCAGGCGGCCGCCGAGGAATACCTCAAGTACCTGTGGTCGCCAGCGGCTCAGGAAATTGCTGCACAGAACTACCTGCGTCCACGTGACCCAGCCGTGCTGGCCAAGTACACCGACCGTTTCCCGAAAGTCGACTTCCTCTCGGTGGAGAAGACCTTTGGCGACTGGCGTACCGTGCAAAAGACTCACTTCAATGACGGTGGCGTGTTCGACCAGATCTACAGCGGCCAGTGA
- a CDS encoding alginate lyase family protein — protein sequence MYRTNRFTSLPAKAALLVLTSCAWQTAAANLVHPGILVDRAQLQYVKARLHQQPWQQAFQQAKDSVWANKAYQPKPWHTVECGSYSKPNYGCSDETNDAAAAYTQALLWSYTGETVYAENVRRILNAWANTLAGGHTNSNGPLQAAWSATQFSRALEITKYSYAQWPKAEQDKVAQMLVTQYRPNILRMFTPGAGSTCHNKNWHASGIEALMSIGIVTDNRQWMEDAIQRWRSLVPAYIYLPTDGWRPVDATWCTRSDSRIAAHWHSPKAFVTGLSQETCRDLAHTAMGLAAIVNVAETARLQGIDLYAEQQYRIIRALELHSSHQNGNLTRQLCSAPLKATINGTFEIAYNHYALRRGIRMPETQTFLAKSRPMPGGFHLRWETLTHGLTGTRQRGN from the coding sequence ATGTACCGCACGAACCGCTTTACCTCCCTCCCCGCCAAAGCGGCCTTGCTCGTCCTTACCAGCTGCGCCTGGCAAACAGCCGCAGCAAATTTGGTGCACCCGGGAATTCTCGTAGACCGCGCGCAATTGCAATACGTCAAAGCCCGTTTGCATCAGCAGCCCTGGCAACAAGCGTTTCAACAGGCCAAGGACAGTGTCTGGGCCAACAAAGCCTATCAACCCAAACCTTGGCACACGGTCGAGTGCGGTTCCTACTCCAAGCCCAACTATGGCTGCTCCGACGAAACCAACGATGCCGCAGCCGCCTACACGCAGGCATTGCTCTGGTCATATACCGGCGAAACAGTGTACGCAGAAAATGTTCGACGCATTCTCAATGCCTGGGCTAACACGCTGGCCGGTGGCCACACCAACAGCAACGGCCCGCTACAGGCAGCCTGGTCGGCCACGCAGTTTTCCCGAGCGCTGGAAATCACCAAATACAGTTACGCACAATGGCCAAAAGCAGAACAGGACAAAGTGGCCCAGATGCTGGTCACTCAGTATCGCCCCAATATCCTGCGGATGTTCACCCCAGGAGCTGGGTCAACGTGCCACAACAAGAACTGGCACGCCTCAGGCATCGAGGCGCTGATGAGCATCGGTATCGTCACCGATAACAGGCAATGGATGGAGGACGCTATCCAGCGCTGGAGAAGCCTCGTGCCTGCCTACATCTACCTCCCGACAGATGGCTGGCGGCCCGTCGATGCCACATGGTGCACACGTTCCGACAGCCGGATCGCTGCACATTGGCATTCACCCAAAGCCTTCGTCACGGGCCTGAGCCAAGAAACCTGTCGCGACCTAGCGCACACCGCGATGGGCCTGGCAGCCATCGTCAATGTCGCAGAAACAGCCCGACTGCAAGGCATCGACCTGTACGCCGAACAGCAGTACCGAATCATTCGCGCCCTCGAATTGCACAGCAGCCATCAGAACGGGAACCTCACCCGTCAGCTCTGCAGTGCACCCCTCAAAGCAACGATCAACGGCACCTTTGAAATCGCCTACAACCACTACGCACTACGCCGGGGTATCCGTATGCCCGAAACCCAGACCTTCCTGGCCAAGTCGCGCCCCATGCCGGGAGGTTTTCA